A genome region from Geodermatophilus bullaregiensis includes the following:
- a CDS encoding TauD/TfdA dioxygenase family protein, whose product MTLLAAPTTAPAPALAPARGVLDIERLEPRFGARVHGVDLARVTDDQVRAIRTALAEHKVLFFSGQHDLHPDSQVALGRRLGEVTESHPVVPGVDEEHPEIYALDSAQGGFADVWHTDVTFVRRPPLGSVLRAVVLPPTGGDTQWADLQLAYESLSEPVRRLADQLVAVHDGTREFGYYLAQREARTKWESEQFQAFVPVEHPVVRVHPETGRKGLFVNPGFVSHIAGVSDAESRYLLDLFYAHITKPEHVVRHRWSVGDVVMWDNRSTVHYANRDYGDQRRVMHRITLRGDEPIGPTGA is encoded by the coding sequence GTGACCCTGCTCGCAGCACCCACGACCGCCCCTGCCCCCGCCCTCGCGCCCGCTCGCGGCGTCCTCGACATCGAGCGGCTCGAGCCCCGCTTCGGCGCCCGCGTCCACGGCGTCGACCTCGCCCGCGTCACCGACGACCAGGTCCGCGCCATCCGCACCGCGCTCGCCGAGCACAAGGTGCTGTTCTTCTCCGGCCAGCACGACCTGCACCCCGACAGCCAGGTCGCGCTCGGCCGGCGGCTGGGCGAGGTGACCGAGTCGCACCCGGTGGTGCCGGGCGTCGACGAGGAGCACCCGGAGATCTACGCCCTCGACAGCGCCCAGGGCGGCTTCGCCGACGTCTGGCACACCGACGTCACCTTCGTCCGCCGCCCGCCGCTGGGCTCGGTCCTGCGGGCGGTCGTCCTGCCGCCCACCGGTGGCGACACCCAGTGGGCCGACCTCCAGCTCGCCTACGAGTCGCTCAGCGAGCCGGTGCGGCGCCTGGCCGACCAGCTGGTCGCGGTGCACGACGGCACGCGGGAGTTCGGCTACTACCTCGCCCAGCGCGAGGCGCGGACGAAGTGGGAGAGCGAGCAGTTCCAGGCGTTCGTCCCCGTCGAGCACCCGGTCGTGCGGGTGCACCCGGAGACCGGCCGCAAGGGTCTGTTCGTCAACCCCGGCTTCGTCTCCCACATCGCGGGCGTCTCCGACGCCGAGAGCCGGTACCTGCTCGACCTCTTCTACGCCCACATCACCAAGCCGGAGCACGTCGTGCGGCACCGGTGGTCGGTCGGCGACGTCGTCATGTGGGACAACCGCTCGACCGTGCACTACGCCAACCGCGACTACGGCGACCAGCGGCGGGTCATGCACCGCATCACGCTCCGGGGTGACGAGCCGATCGGTCCGACTGGCGCCTGA
- a CDS encoding putative leader peptide: MSLVGIVRFALVERRHVDLLRCASALCTA, encoded by the coding sequence ATGTCTCTGGTCGGGATTGTGCGGTTTGCGCTCGTGGAGCGCCGCCACGTCGACCTGCTGCGGTGCGCCAGCGCGCTCTGTACGGCCTGA
- a CDS encoding UPF0182 family membrane protein: MRPPVSVPTLSRRAKVVIGSIAVLLVLFTAIGTLTNVYVDYLWFDETGYTEVFWTELQTRALLFAVAGVATGGLTALAIHLAYRFRPAFRPMSLEQQNLERYRQSLEPRRTLVLTAVAVVVGLFAGFTAQGSWETWLTFRNAVPFGQVDPQFGLDLSFFVFEYPFYRLLVSFGFAIVLLSLIGSLLTHYVFGGLRLQTPGQKLTGAAMVQLSVLLGLFVALKAVAYWLDRYSLVYSDRGGLFSGASYTDVNALLPAKTILVFAAAFCAVAFFANVVVRNFRLPAAALVLLLLSSLVIGVAYPAIVQQFVVRPSADQREAAYIERAITSTRAAYGLTDVDYVDFAQQTTGDDVDTDAALAELRADDATIPNARLLDPNVLAGTFTARQQIRNVYGFPEKLDIDRYTINGETRDYVVAVRELDSGSLSENQDTWINRHTVYTHGNGFVAAPANQVVTGQEGGEPNFTSRDLPTTGDIDVDQARIYYGELIQNGGQDVYSVVGAPEGAEPREFDRPEDGSDGEVNNTYDGEGGVAIGSFFRQLTFAIHYRERNFLLSGAVNDASKVLYVRDPRQRVEKAAPFLEVDGDPYPAVVDGRVTWILDGYTTSDAYPYAERMELGEAAADALTGTGTTALPNDQFNYIRNSVKATVDAYSGEVTLFEWDENDPVLKAYTAAFPGVVEPREAMSEELVSHVRYPEDLFKLQRDILTRYHVSNPTDFYNQNDRWAVPADPTVDTEEAQPPYYILAARAEEDGGPTFQLTSALNAFRRQNLSAFISASSDPDTYGSIQVLRLPGNTPFRGPQQVQQSFNTNDEVARDLTLFNSRDSQAVFGNLLTLPLGGNGLLYVQPLYVEGTGENSFPLLRKVLVNYGGRVGYADTLSDALDQVFGAGAGEAATDSGDTGTTPDTEEPTPPTEPTTPAEPTTPPADGGTPAPGLDAAVAELDAALQALSDAQRSGDFAAQGAALARLQAAVEAYEAAQAGGAAPPTG, translated from the coding sequence ATGCGGCCCCCCGTGTCCGTGCCGACGCTGTCGCGGCGCGCGAAGGTGGTCATCGGGTCCATCGCCGTGCTGCTGGTGCTGTTCACGGCCATCGGGACGTTGACCAACGTCTACGTCGACTACCTGTGGTTCGACGAGACCGGCTACACCGAGGTCTTCTGGACCGAGCTCCAGACCCGCGCGCTGCTGTTCGCGGTGGCCGGTGTGGCCACCGGCGGACTCACCGCGCTGGCGATCCACCTCGCGTACCGGTTCCGCCCGGCGTTCCGGCCGATGTCGCTGGAACAGCAGAACCTCGAGCGCTACCGCCAGTCGCTCGAGCCCCGGCGCACCCTGGTCCTGACCGCCGTCGCCGTCGTCGTCGGCCTGTTCGCCGGCTTCACCGCGCAGGGCAGCTGGGAGACCTGGCTGACCTTCCGCAACGCCGTGCCCTTCGGCCAGGTCGATCCGCAGTTCGGCCTGGACCTGTCCTTCTTCGTCTTCGAGTACCCCTTCTACCGGCTGCTGGTCAGCTTCGGCTTCGCGATCGTGCTGCTGTCGCTGATCGGCTCGCTGCTCACCCACTACGTCTTCGGCGGGCTGCGGCTGCAGACGCCGGGGCAGAAGCTCACCGGCGCGGCCATGGTGCAGCTGTCGGTGCTGCTGGGCCTGTTCGTGGCGCTCAAGGCGGTCGCCTACTGGCTCGACCGGTACAGCCTGGTCTACTCCGACCGCGGCGGGCTGTTCAGCGGCGCCAGCTACACCGACGTCAACGCGCTGCTGCCGGCCAAGACGATCCTGGTGTTCGCCGCCGCGTTCTGCGCGGTCGCGTTCTTCGCCAACGTCGTCGTCCGCAACTTCCGGCTGCCCGCCGCGGCCCTGGTGCTCCTGCTGCTCTCGAGCCTGGTGATCGGCGTGGCGTACCCGGCGATCGTGCAGCAGTTCGTCGTCCGCCCGAGCGCCGACCAGCGCGAGGCGGCCTACATCGAGCGGGCGATCACCTCTACCCGGGCGGCCTACGGGCTGACCGACGTCGACTACGTCGACTTCGCCCAGCAGACCACCGGCGACGACGTCGACACCGACGCCGCGCTGGCCGAGCTGCGGGCCGACGACGCGACGATCCCGAACGCCCGTCTGCTCGACCCCAACGTGCTGGCCGGGACCTTCACCGCCCGCCAGCAGATCCGCAACGTCTACGGCTTCCCGGAGAAGCTCGACATCGACCGCTACACGATCAACGGGGAGACCCGCGACTACGTCGTCGCCGTCCGGGAGCTCGACAGCGGCAGCCTGTCCGAGAACCAGGACACCTGGATCAACCGGCACACCGTCTACACGCACGGCAACGGCTTCGTCGCGGCACCGGCCAACCAGGTGGTGACCGGCCAGGAGGGCGGCGAGCCGAACTTCACCAGCCGCGACCTGCCCACGACCGGCGACATCGACGTCGACCAGGCCCGGATCTACTACGGCGAGCTGATCCAGAACGGCGGTCAGGACGTCTACTCGGTCGTGGGTGCTCCCGAGGGTGCCGAGCCGCGGGAGTTCGACCGGCCGGAGGACGGCTCCGACGGCGAGGTGAACAACACCTACGACGGCGAGGGCGGCGTCGCGATCGGCAGCTTCTTCCGCCAGCTGACCTTCGCGATCCACTACCGGGAGCGGAACTTCCTGCTCTCCGGCGCGGTCAACGACGCCTCGAAGGTGCTCTACGTCCGCGACCCGCGCCAGCGGGTGGAGAAGGCCGCGCCGTTCCTCGAGGTCGACGGCGACCCCTACCCGGCGGTGGTCGACGGCCGGGTGACCTGGATCCTCGACGGCTACACGACGTCGGACGCCTACCCCTACGCCGAGCGGATGGAGCTCGGCGAGGCGGCGGCCGATGCGCTGACCGGCACGGGTACGACCGCGCTGCCCAACGACCAGTTCAACTACATCCGCAACTCGGTCAAGGCCACCGTCGACGCCTACAGCGGCGAGGTGACCCTCTTCGAGTGGGACGAGAACGACCCGGTGCTCAAGGCGTACACGGCCGCCTTCCCGGGCGTGGTCGAGCCGCGTGAGGCCATGAGCGAGGAGCTCGTCAGCCACGTCCGGTACCCCGAGGACCTGTTCAAGCTGCAGCGGGACATCCTGACCCGCTACCACGTGAGCAACCCGACGGACTTCTACAACCAGAACGACCGCTGGGCGGTGCCGGCCGACCCGACGGTCGACACCGAGGAGGCGCAGCCGCCGTACTACATCCTGGCCGCTCGGGCCGAGGAGGACGGTGGCCCGACGTTCCAGCTGACCAGCGCGCTCAACGCCTTCCGCCGGCAGAACCTGTCGGCCTTCATCTCCGCGTCCAGCGACCCGGACACCTACGGCTCGATCCAGGTGCTGCGGCTGCCGGGCAACACGCCCTTCCGCGGACCGCAGCAGGTGCAGCAGTCGTTCAACACCAACGACGAGGTCGCGCGTGACCTGACGCTGTTCAACAGCCGGGACTCGCAGGCGGTGTTCGGCAACCTGCTGACCCTGCCGCTCGGCGGCAACGGCCTGCTCTACGTCCAGCCGCTGTACGTGGAGGGGACGGGGGAGAACTCCTTCCCGCTGCTGCGCAAGGTGCTGGTCAACTACGGCGGGCGGGTCGGCTACGCCGACACCCTCTCCGACGCCCTCGACCAGGTCTTCGGGGCCGGGGCGGGCGAGGCGGCCACCGACAGCGGCGACACCGGGACGACGCCGGACACCGAGGAACCGACGCCACCGACCGAGCCGACCACACCGGCCGAGCCGACGACCCCACCGGCGGACGGCGGGACGCCCGCGCCGGGGCTGGACGCCGCGGTGGCCGAGCTCGACGCGGCGCTGCAGGCCCTGTCCGACGCCCAGCGCAGCGGTGACTTCGCCGCCCAGGGCGCCGCGCTCGCCCGGCTGCAGGCCGCCGTCGAGGCGTACGAGGCCGCCCAGGCGGGTGGGGCGGCGCCCCCGACCGGCTGA
- a CDS encoding YlbL family protein, with product MTRRIAVLAVGVVLLLVAGVLGAALPVPYVAQVPGPTFDTLGEIDGDPVISVRGRERNDTSGNLNLTTVGVGRAGLSLVEAVRGWFDDEVSVVPEESVYPPDQTEEEIEEANRQAFLTSEESAEAAALGELGYPVKVVVRGVSSDDSPSVGLLEEGDAIESVEGQPTPDDDVLTAVLTAIPAGTAVEVGYTRLGEPGTATVTTAAAPGRDGSVLGVLVGQQPSAPFDVDIDVADVGGPSAGLMLTLGILDLVGDTDLTEGAVVAGSGTIDEVGTVGPIGGIQLKMVAAAEIRAELFLVPADNCADALAAPQPGLTLARVADLDDALAALTDLREGRTPVGC from the coding sequence GTGACCCGTCGGATCGCCGTCCTCGCCGTCGGTGTGGTGCTGCTGCTGGTCGCCGGTGTCCTCGGTGCGGCGCTGCCGGTGCCCTACGTCGCCCAGGTGCCCGGCCCGACGTTCGACACCCTGGGCGAGATCGACGGCGACCCGGTCATCTCCGTGCGCGGGCGCGAGCGCAACGACACCAGCGGCAACCTCAACCTGACCACCGTCGGCGTCGGCCGGGCCGGGCTGAGCCTGGTCGAGGCGGTCCGCGGCTGGTTCGACGACGAGGTCAGCGTCGTCCCGGAGGAGTCGGTGTACCCGCCCGACCAGACCGAGGAGGAGATCGAGGAGGCCAACCGGCAGGCCTTCCTCACCTCGGAGGAGTCGGCGGAGGCCGCCGCGCTGGGGGAGCTGGGGTACCCGGTGAAGGTGGTCGTCCGGGGGGTGTCCAGTGACGACTCGCCGTCGGTCGGCCTGCTCGAGGAGGGCGACGCGATCGAGTCGGTCGAGGGGCAGCCGACCCCGGACGACGACGTCCTGACCGCCGTGCTCACCGCCATCCCGGCCGGCACCGCCGTCGAGGTGGGCTACACCCGGCTGGGCGAGCCCGGGACCGCCACGGTCACCACCGCCGCGGCGCCCGGCCGCGACGGCTCGGTGCTCGGCGTGCTGGTCGGCCAGCAGCCCTCGGCGCCCTTCGACGTCGACATCGACGTCGCCGACGTCGGCGGCCCCTCGGCGGGCCTGATGCTCACCCTCGGCATCCTCGACCTGGTGGGCGACACCGACCTGACCGAGGGCGCCGTCGTGGCCGGGAGCGGCACGATCGACGAGGTCGGCACGGTGGGCCCGATCGGCGGCATCCAGCTCAAGATGGTCGCCGCGGCGGAGATCCGCGCCGAGCTCTTCCTCGTGCCGGCCGACAACTGCGCCGACGCCCTCGCCGCTCCGCAGCCCGGCCTGACCCTGGCCCGGGTCGCGGACCTCGACGACGCCCTGGCCGCCCTGACCGACCTGCGCGAGGGCCGGACCCCCGTGGGCTGCTGA
- a CDS encoding zinc-dependent metalloprotease produces MSDLPFGFGMSDRDPERRDQPGSNPADPFGFGALFGAGGAGGGTPEELLGKMPLFAELQKLMNWSGGPVNWDLARQGAISALATGTQPTSEAERAAVAEALRLADLWLDQATDLPSGVERTLAWSRVDWVEQTLPAWSALIDPLAEKVVAAMTSALPQEAMAMAGPLAGIMGRMGGLMFGAQVGQAFGRLAGEVLTGTEVGLPLAPAGAGALVPQNVAAFAEGLDRPADEVRLFLALREAASLRLFAHVPWLRQQLHDAVHAYARGITIDREAIERGLTDAMGSMGGGFDPSDPESIQELLGSGLLEPEETPEQQMALRRLETLLALVEGWVDAVVAAAAGERLPGHDALAETMRRRRASGGPAEQTFATLVGLQLRPRRLRDAATVWGAMAQRYGTAERDRLWSHPDLLPTSEDLDEPMDFVARQAVDDELRRLTADDAGPRTPETPGDDTDEGPDGDAAAR; encoded by the coding sequence ATGAGCGACCTGCCGTTCGGCTTCGGGATGTCCGACCGCGACCCCGAGCGCCGTGACCAGCCGGGCTCGAACCCCGCCGACCCCTTCGGCTTCGGTGCGCTGTTCGGCGCCGGTGGTGCCGGGGGCGGCACGCCCGAGGAGCTGCTGGGCAAGATGCCGCTGTTCGCCGAGCTGCAGAAGCTCATGAACTGGTCCGGCGGCCCGGTCAACTGGGACCTCGCCCGCCAGGGCGCGATCAGCGCGCTGGCCACCGGCACCCAGCCCACGTCGGAGGCCGAGCGGGCCGCCGTGGCCGAGGCGCTGCGGCTGGCCGACCTGTGGCTGGACCAGGCCACCGACCTCCCCTCCGGGGTCGAGCGCACGCTGGCCTGGTCGCGCGTGGACTGGGTCGAGCAGACGCTGCCGGCCTGGAGCGCGCTCATCGACCCGCTGGCCGAGAAGGTCGTCGCCGCGATGACCAGCGCGCTGCCGCAGGAGGCCATGGCGATGGCCGGCCCGCTGGCCGGGATCATGGGCCGGATGGGCGGACTGATGTTCGGCGCCCAGGTCGGCCAGGCGTTCGGCCGGCTCGCCGGCGAGGTCCTCACCGGCACCGAGGTCGGCCTGCCCCTGGCGCCGGCCGGCGCCGGCGCGCTGGTGCCGCAGAACGTGGCCGCCTTCGCCGAGGGCCTGGACCGGCCCGCCGACGAGGTGCGCCTGTTCCTGGCCCTGCGGGAGGCCGCCTCGCTGCGGCTGTTCGCGCACGTGCCGTGGCTGCGCCAGCAGCTGCACGACGCCGTCCACGCCTACGCCCGCGGGATCACCATCGACCGCGAGGCGATCGAGCGCGGGCTCACCGACGCGATGGGCTCGATGGGCGGCGGCTTCGACCCGTCCGACCCGGAGAGCATCCAGGAGCTGCTCGGCAGCGGGCTGCTCGAGCCGGAGGAGACGCCGGAGCAGCAGATGGCGCTGCGCCGGCTGGAGACGCTGCTGGCGCTGGTCGAGGGCTGGGTGGACGCCGTCGTCGCGGCGGCGGCCGGCGAGCGGCTGCCCGGGCACGACGCCCTGGCCGAGACCATGCGCCGCCGCCGCGCCTCCGGCGGCCCGGCCGAGCAGACCTTCGCCACCCTGGTCGGCCTGCAGCTGCGCCCGCGCCGGCTCCGCGACGCGGCCACCGTGTGGGGAGCCATGGCGCAGCGGTACGGCACCGCCGAGCGGGACCGGCTCTGGTCGCACCCCGACCTGCTGCCCACCTCCGAGGACCTCGACGAGCCGATGGACTTCGTCGCCCGCCAGGCCGTCGACGACGAGCTGCGCCGGCTCACCGCCGACGACGCCGGCCCCCGGACGCCGGAGACGCCGGGCGACGACACCGACGAGGGGCCGGACGGGGACGCCGCCGCCCGCTGA
- a CDS encoding M48 metallopeptidase family protein, with amino-acid sequence MPGSTSDRSSGPLSAPGPVEVRRSARRRRTVTAYRESGRTIVLIPAAFTPAEERRWVAQMVAKLQTREERRRRSMGGDAELMARARALAAAHLDDVPRPTSVRWVDNQQRRWGSCTPADGSIRLSSRLRTMPEYVVDYVLVHELAHLLEAGHDARFWALVARYPRAERARGFLEGVESARADAADNGDAEDAGDLVD; translated from the coding sequence GTGCCCGGCTCGACCTCCGACCGCTCCTCCGGCCCCCTTTCCGCACCGGGGCCGGTCGAGGTGCGCCGCAGCGCGCGTCGCCGGCGGACGGTGACCGCCTACCGGGAGTCGGGCCGGACGATCGTGCTCATCCCGGCGGCCTTCACCCCGGCCGAGGAGCGGCGCTGGGTGGCGCAGATGGTGGCCAAGCTGCAGACCCGCGAGGAGCGCCGGCGGCGGTCGATGGGCGGGGACGCCGAGCTCATGGCGCGGGCGCGCGCGCTGGCGGCCGCGCACCTCGACGACGTGCCCCGGCCGACCAGCGTCCGGTGGGTGGACAACCAGCAGCGGCGGTGGGGCTCCTGCACGCCCGCCGACGGCAGCATCCGGCTGTCCAGCCGGCTGCGCACGATGCCCGAGTACGTCGTGGACTACGTCCTGGTGCACGAGCTGGCCCACCTGCTGGAGGCCGGCCACGACGCCCGCTTCTGGGCCCTGGTGGCCCGGTACCCGCGTGCGGAGCGGGCCCGCGGCTTCCTCGAGGGCGTCGAGTCCGCCCGCGCCGACGCCGCCGACAACGGTGACGCCGAGGACGCGGGCGACCTGGTCGACTGA
- a CDS encoding DUF5679 domain-containing protein, producing MAESYNGYCVKCKEKRDFDGEVKVSESGRRMAQGTCPVCGTKMNRILGKA from the coding sequence GTGGCGGAGAGCTACAACGGCTACTGCGTGAAGTGCAAGGAGAAGCGGGACTTCGACGGCGAGGTCAAGGTCAGCGAGTCCGGTCGCCGGATGGCCCAGGGCACCTGCCCCGTGTGCGGCACCAAGATGAACCGGATCCTCGGCAAGGCCTGA
- a CDS encoding ThiF family adenylyltransferase has product MSDTAHPLLPPGTPLLRHGPDALQVGGVQGADGLLVGADPSLVAGLLRGLDGRRAQRAVLADAGAAGLDPGSVGHLLDGLRATGTLVDLEAADLLASNTGPAATARTAAELPAARDRAGTSRWRARRTASVAVEGATRVGVPVAALLAASGVGRVAVRDDGTVDAGDAVVGGLTAADEGRPRGVAAADAVRRASPLTDLRPLPAGAVPDLVVLARPWAASDPLVAGLRDAGVAHLVATVRGETGVVGPLVVPGVTSCLRCADLHRRDADPRWPVLAAQLTGGAAAPSGATLTCWATALAAVQQALAYLDGSGSPAALSAVVELRPPDLVPRLRRWPPHPGCGCTGTTRPPRS; this is encoded by the coding sequence GTGTCCGACACCGCCCACCCCCTCCTGCCCCCCGGCACACCGCTGCTGCGGCACGGGCCCGACGCCCTCCAGGTCGGCGGCGTCCAGGGCGCCGACGGCCTGCTGGTCGGCGCCGACCCGTCGCTGGTCGCGGGCCTGCTGCGCGGCCTGGACGGCCGGCGCGCCCAGCGGGCGGTCCTCGCCGACGCCGGCGCGGCCGGCCTGGACCCCGGCTCGGTCGGCCACCTGCTCGACGGCCTGCGGGCCACCGGCACGCTGGTCGACCTCGAGGCCGCCGACCTGCTCGCCTCCAACACCGGTCCGGCCGCCACGGCGCGCACCGCCGCCGAGCTGCCCGCCGCCCGCGACCGCGCCGGCACCTCCCGCTGGCGCGCCCGCCGGACGGCGTCGGTGGCGGTCGAGGGCGCCACACGGGTCGGCGTCCCGGTGGCGGCGCTGCTCGCGGCCAGCGGGGTGGGCCGCGTGGCGGTCCGCGACGACGGCACGGTGGACGCCGGGGACGCCGTCGTCGGCGGGCTGACGGCGGCCGACGAGGGGCGGCCCCGGGGCGTGGCCGCCGCCGACGCCGTCCGGCGCGCCAGCCCGCTCACCGACCTGCGGCCGCTGCCGGCGGGCGCCGTCCCCGACCTCGTCGTGCTCGCCCGGCCCTGGGCCGCCTCCGACCCGCTGGTGGCCGGGCTGCGCGACGCCGGGGTGGCGCACCTGGTCGCGACCGTGCGCGGGGAGACCGGCGTGGTCGGGCCGCTGGTGGTGCCCGGGGTGACCAGCTGCCTGCGGTGCGCCGACCTGCACCGGCGCGACGCCGATCCGCGGTGGCCGGTGCTGGCCGCCCAGCTCACCGGCGGCGCGGCCGCGCCGAGCGGCGCCACGCTCACCTGCTGGGCCACCGCACTGGCCGCCGTCCAGCAGGCGCTGGCCTACCTCGACGGCAGCGGCAGCCCGGCGGCGCTCTCGGCCGTCGTCGAGCTGCGGCCACCCGACCTGGTGCCCCGCCTGCGCCGGTGGCCGCCGCACCCGGGGTGCGGTTGCACCGGGACGACGCGGCCGCCGCGGTCCTGA